In one window of Azotobacter salinestris DNA:
- a CDS encoding sulfonate ABC transporter substrate-binding protein codes for MRAITLRRSLAALFAAAVSFGAITQAQAETLRIGYQKYGTLVLLKAKGTLEKRLSAQGIEVQWTEFPGGPQLLEGLNVGSIDFGVTGETPPVFAQAAGADLRYVAFEPPAPLGEAILVPKDSPIKSVAELKGKKVALNKGSNVHYLLVRALEEAGLGIQDITPVYLPPADGRAAFDSGRVDAWVIWDPFQAAAEKQLSARTLRNGQGIVDNHQFYLASAAYVGKHPQVIETLIEEVRGVGEDSKADPHKVTQQVAPLIGLSPEITHQAVVRQGYGAQPLTPAVVAAQQKIADTFAELKLIPKRLSIKEVVWTPPAKVARQ; via the coding sequence ATGCGCGCCATCACTTTGCGTCGAAGTCTGGCTGCCCTGTTCGCGGCAGCCGTCTCCTTCGGCGCCATTACCCAGGCACAGGCCGAAACCCTGCGAATCGGCTATCAGAAATACGGCACCCTGGTGCTGCTCAAGGCCAAGGGCACGCTCGAGAAGCGCCTGTCAGCCCAGGGCATCGAGGTGCAATGGACCGAATTCCCCGGCGGCCCGCAGCTGCTGGAGGGGCTGAACGTCGGCTCCATCGATTTCGGGGTGACCGGCGAAACTCCGCCGGTGTTCGCCCAGGCTGCCGGTGCCGACCTGCGCTACGTCGCCTTCGAGCCGCCGGCCCCGCTGGGCGAGGCGATCCTGGTGCCCAAGGATTCGCCGATCAAGAGCGTTGCCGAGCTCAAGGGCAAGAAAGTCGCCCTGAACAAGGGCTCCAACGTTCATTACTTGCTGGTCCGCGCCCTGGAAGAGGCGGGCCTCGGTATCCAGGACATCACCCCCGTATACCTGCCGCCGGCCGATGGGCGCGCCGCCTTCGATAGCGGCCGGGTGGATGCCTGGGTGATCTGGGACCCCTTCCAGGCCGCCGCTGAGAAGCAGCTTTCGGCGCGTACCCTGCGCAACGGCCAGGGGATCGTCGACAACCATCAGTTCTATCTGGCCAGTGCCGCCTATGTCGGCAAGCACCCGCAGGTGATCGAGACGCTGATCGAGGAAGTGCGCGGCGTCGGCGAAGACTCCAAGGCCGATCCGCACAAGGTCACCCAGCAGGTCGCGCCGCTGATCGGTCTGTCCCCGGAAATCACCCACCAGGCGGTGGTGCGCCAGGGCTACGGCGCGCAGCCGCTCACCCCGGCGGTGGTCGCGGCGCAGCAGAAGATCGCCGACACCTTCGCCGAGCTGAAGCTGATTCCCAAGCGCCTGAGCATCAAGGAGGTGGTCTGGACCCCTCCGGCCAAGGTGGCTCGGCAGTAG
- the ssuE gene encoding NADPH-dependent FMN reductase, with the protein MHVVLLSGSPSQRSRGELLLEYARAYLEQRGIAVSLIRVRDFAAEELLHARFDSAAVRDLQATVGLADGLIVATPVYKASFAGALKVLLDLLPERVLADKVVLPMVTGGSPAHLLAVDYALKPVLSALKAQEVLTGVFAVDAYITYPEGDQPARFADELTYRLDESLDDLVAALIRRSGALDVQLPHDRSEHARRSF; encoded by the coding sequence ATGCATGTCGTCCTGCTTTCCGGCAGCCCCTCGCAACGTTCGCGCGGCGAGCTGCTGCTGGAGTATGCCCGCGCCTACCTGGAGCAGAGGGGAATTGCGGTGTCGTTGATCCGGGTGCGCGATTTCGCCGCCGAGGAGCTGCTCCATGCCCGCTTCGACAGCGCCGCGGTTCGCGATCTGCAGGCCACGGTCGGACTGGCCGACGGCCTGATCGTCGCCACCCCGGTGTACAAGGCGTCCTTCGCCGGTGCCCTGAAGGTGCTGCTCGACCTGCTGCCCGAGCGGGTGCTGGCCGACAAGGTGGTGCTGCCGATGGTCACCGGCGGCAGTCCGGCCCATCTGCTGGCGGTGGATTACGCCCTCAAGCCGGTGCTCTCGGCGCTCAAGGCCCAGGAGGTGCTGACCGGGGTGTTCGCCGTGGACGCGTACATCACCTATCCCGAGGGCGACCAGCCGGCTCGCTTCGCCGACGAGCTGACCTACCGGCTCGATGAGTCGCTCGACGATCTGGTCGCTGCCCTGATCCGCCGGAGCGGGGCCCTCGATGTCCAGCTTCCCCACGACCGGTCGGAACACGCCCGCCGGAGTTTCTGA
- a CDS encoding peroxiredoxin, whose product MSIRLGDIAPDFEQDTSTGRIRFHEWLGDNWGILFSHPADFTPVCTTELGFTAKLKDEFAKRNVKAIALSVDPVDSHLKWIGDIEETQGTRVNFPIIADADRKVSDLYDLIHPNANDTLTVRSLFIIDPNKKVRLIITYPASTGRNFHEILRVIDSLQLTDNYKVATPANWQDGEEVVIVPSLQDPEELKQRFPKGFRAVKPYLRLTPQPNR is encoded by the coding sequence ATGAGCATCCGTCTCGGCGATATCGCCCCCGACTTCGAACAGGACACCAGCACGGGCCGCATCCGTTTCCACGAGTGGCTGGGCGACAACTGGGGAATCCTCTTCTCCCACCCGGCCGACTTCACGCCGGTATGCACCACCGAGCTGGGCTTCACCGCCAAGCTCAAGGACGAGTTCGCCAAGCGCAACGTCAAGGCCATCGCCCTGTCGGTGGATCCGGTGGACTCCCACCTGAAATGGATCGGCGACATCGAGGAGACCCAAGGCACCCGGGTCAACTTCCCGATCATCGCCGATGCCGACCGCAAGGTATCCGACCTCTACGATCTGATCCATCCGAACGCCAACGACACCCTGACCGTGCGTTCGCTGTTCATTATCGACCCGAACAAGAAGGTGCGGCTGATCATCACCTATCCGGCGAGTACCGGGCGCAACTTCCACGAGATCCTGCGGGTGATCGACTCGCTGCAACTGACCGACAACTACAAGGTCGCCACCCCGGCCAACTGGCAGGACGGCGAGGAGGTGGTGATCGTGCCCTCGCTGCAGGACCCGGAAGAGCTCAAGCAGCGCTTCCCGAAAGGCTTCCGCGCGGTGAAGCCCTATCTGCGCCTGACGCCGCAACCGAACCGATAA
- a CDS encoding sulfate ABC transporter substrate-binding protein, which translates to MKRLLTSSLLAAGVALASAASQAAPLLNVSYDVMRDFYKEYNPAFQKHWQTEGNPPLQIQMSHGGSSKQARAVIDGLPADVITMNMATDINALYEHGKLIPENWAERLPDNSAPFTSATVFIVRKGNPKQLKDWPDLLKDGVQVVVPNPKTSGNGRYTYLSAWSYVLKNGGNEKAARDFVGKLFKQAPVLDTGGRAATTTFMQNQIGDVLVTFENEAEMIAREFGRGGFEVVYPSVSAEAEPPVTVVDKVVDRKGTRKEAEAYLKYLWSDEGQRIAANNYLRPRNPKILAEFADRFPKVELLNVVKTFGDWPTIQKTHFNDGGVFDQVYGGR; encoded by the coding sequence ATGAAGCGATTGCTGACTTCTTCCCTGCTGGCGGCCGGCGTGGCCCTGGCGTCCGCCGCCAGCCAGGCGGCCCCCCTGCTGAACGTCTCCTACGACGTGATGCGCGACTTCTACAAGGAATACAACCCGGCCTTCCAGAAGCACTGGCAGACCGAGGGCAACCCGCCGCTGCAGATCCAGATGTCCCACGGCGGCTCCAGCAAGCAGGCGCGTGCGGTGATCGACGGCCTGCCGGCCGACGTCATCACCATGAACATGGCCACCGACATCAACGCCCTGTACGAACACGGCAAGCTGATTCCGGAGAACTGGGCCGAGCGCCTGCCGGACAACAGCGCCCCCTTCACCTCGGCGACCGTGTTCATCGTTCGCAAGGGCAACCCGAAACAGCTCAAGGACTGGCCCGACCTGCTCAAGGACGGCGTGCAGGTGGTGGTGCCCAATCCCAAGACCTCGGGCAACGGCCGCTACACCTACCTCTCGGCCTGGAGCTACGTGCTGAAGAACGGCGGCAACGAGAAGGCCGCGCGCGACTTCGTCGGCAAGCTGTTCAAGCAGGCGCCGGTGCTCGACACCGGAGGCCGCGCCGCCACCACCACCTTCATGCAGAACCAGATCGGCGACGTGCTGGTGACCTTCGAGAACGAGGCGGAAATGATCGCCCGCGAATTCGGCCGCGGCGGCTTCGAGGTGGTCTACCCCAGCGTTTCCGCCGAAGCCGAACCGCCGGTGACGGTGGTCGACAAAGTGGTCGACAGGAAAGGCACCCGCAAGGAGGCCGAGGCCTACCTGAAGTACCTGTGGTCCGACGAGGGCCAGCGCATCGCCGCCAACAACTACCTGCGCCCGCGCAACCCGAAGATCCTCGCCGAATTCGCCGACCGCTTCCCCAAGGTCGAGCTGCTCAACGTGGTGAAAACCTTCGGCGACTGGCCGACCATCCAGAAGACCCACTTCAACGACGGTGGCGTGTTCGATCAGGTCTACGGCGGACGCTGA
- a CDS encoding 2-hydroxyacid dehydrogenase — MKKNVFVFSRLAPEHQARLQQHLNLTLLDPAGDIAAQYAAALPAAHGLLGVGRPFSRAQLEPARQLEAIASISVGYDNYDLAYLDERGILLTNTPDVLTETTADLGFALLMSAARRVAELDAWVKAGYWQAPVGPALFGSDVHGKTLGILGLGKIGAAIARRGRFGFGMPVIYHGNGRKPKLEAELGAGYRSLDALLGEADFVCVAVPLSERTRQLIGRRELALMKSSAILINIARGPVIDEAALTEALQERRIRAAGLDVYEKEPLQDSPLFALPNAVTLPHMGSATHETRRAMAERAIDNLERALLGGTPRDIVNPQVWARRQA, encoded by the coding sequence ATGAAAAAGAACGTCTTCGTCTTCAGCCGCCTCGCCCCCGAACACCAGGCGCGCCTGCAGCAGCACCTCAACCTCACCCTCCTCGACCCGGCCGGCGACATCGCCGCCCAGTACGCCGCGGCGCTGCCCGCGGCCCACGGTCTGCTCGGCGTGGGCCGGCCCTTCAGCCGCGCCCAGCTGGAGCCGGCCCGGCAGCTGGAAGCGATCGCCAGCATCTCGGTGGGCTACGACAACTACGACCTGGCCTACCTCGACGAGCGCGGCATCCTGCTCACCAACACCCCGGACGTGCTCACCGAAACCACCGCGGACCTGGGCTTCGCCCTGCTGATGAGTGCCGCCCGCCGCGTCGCCGAACTCGACGCCTGGGTCAAGGCCGGCTACTGGCAGGCGCCGGTCGGACCGGCGCTGTTCGGCAGCGACGTGCATGGCAAGACTCTCGGCATCCTCGGCCTCGGCAAGATCGGTGCGGCCATCGCCCGGCGCGGACGCTTCGGCTTCGGCATGCCGGTGATCTACCACGGCAACGGCCGCAAGCCCAAACTGGAAGCGGAACTCGGCGCCGGCTACCGCAGCCTCGATGCGCTGCTCGGCGAGGCGGATTTCGTCTGCGTGGCGGTGCCCTTGAGCGAACGCACCCGCCAACTGATCGGCCGCCGCGAACTGGCGCTGATGAAGTCCTCGGCGATTCTGATCAACATCGCCCGCGGCCCGGTGATCGACGAGGCGGCGCTGACCGAAGCCCTGCAGGAGCGGCGCATCCGGGCCGCCGGACTGGATGTCTACGAGAAGGAGCCGCTGCAGGACTCGCCGCTGTTCGCCCTGCCCAACGCGGTCACCCTGCCGCACATGGGCTCAGCGACCCACGAAACCCGCCGGGCCATGGCCGAGCGGGCGATCGACAACCTCGAACGCGCGCTGCTCGGCGGTACCCCACGGGATATCGTCAACCCGCAGGTCTGGGCCCGCCGCCAGGCATGA
- a CDS encoding alpha/beta hydrolase — protein sequence MGIEIPLSGEMGAVSTAALQSSSSPSQPPEPAPDRNCHALALFIGGAGDKKPYYLAGPYRNMAYAQAPFDRRIVQAGLAGACRSLYLGYHEVHGAAAIDRLILPVIPDKTTPIYIVGHSLGAWSGAHLSHRLSEWGYSVAMLVTLDPVGSGLLVRLGSRIPYRRPAPRSHFWINVRAEPGRSNASDLVARLGRKWHVAGEPDIDEALDINHANAWALFCKPLHDGRSAADHMFESIAGRLRA from the coding sequence ATGGGCATCGAAATCCCTTTATCGGGTGAGATGGGTGCCGTATCGACGGCTGCCCTTCAGTCCTCCTCATCCCCGAGCCAGCCTCCCGAGCCTGCACCGGACAGGAACTGCCATGCCCTCGCCCTCTTCATCGGCGGCGCCGGCGACAAGAAGCCCTACTACCTCGCCGGCCCCTACCGCAACATGGCCTACGCGCAGGCGCCGTTCGACCGGCGCATCGTGCAGGCCGGGCTGGCGGGCGCCTGCCGGTCGCTCTACCTCGGCTATCACGAAGTCCATGGCGCAGCAGCCATCGACCGCCTGATCCTGCCCGTCATCCCGGACAAGACCACGCCTATCTATATCGTCGGCCACAGCCTCGGCGCCTGGAGCGGTGCGCATCTGTCACATCGGCTCAGCGAATGGGGCTATTCGGTGGCGATGCTGGTAACCCTGGACCCGGTGGGCTCGGGCCTGCTGGTGCGGCTGGGTTCGAGGATTCCCTATCGCCGGCCGGCGCCGCGCAGTCATTTCTGGATAAACGTGCGCGCCGAGCCGGGGCGGTCGAACGCTTCGGATCTGGTGGCAAGGCTGGGGCGCAAGTGGCATGTCGCCGGCGAGCCGGACATCGACGAGGCGCTGGACATCAACCACGCCAATGCCTGGGCGCTGTTCTGCAAACCGCTGCACGACGGCCGCTCGGCCGCCGATCATATGTTCGAGTCGATTGCCGGCCGGTTGCGCGCCTGA
- a CDS encoding DUF4160 domain-containing protein, giving the protein MATVRSDRNWKIKVYPDDHAPPHFHVQTPEGESLVEIDGLKVLGKGRRAQSPQGRFGVGGATCR; this is encoded by the coding sequence ATGGCCACCGTACGTAGCGACCGCAACTGGAAAATCAAGGTCTACCCGGACGACCACGCGCCACCACACTTCCATGTGCAAACGCCCGAGGGCGAGTCGCTGGTGGAGATAGACGGACTCAAGGTGCTCGGCAAAGGCCGCCGAGCCCAAAGCCCTCAAGGCCGCTTTGGCGTGGGCGGCGCAACATGCCGCTGA
- a CDS encoding DUF2442 domain-containing protein: MTSKVRIHSVKPVAGKHALQVEFGNGKRYTVQLAEHIRSFPVLKPLEDLELFRQAQVGEWGFDVTWGDDLELAATTLHRLALEQAGEVMPTLAFKQWLAANKLSLTTAAIELGFSRRTITAYSSGTALIPKHVALACKGWEYEHKSMAAKAEDKKARRASC, from the coding sequence ATGACCAGCAAAGTCCGCATCCACAGCGTGAAGCCCGTTGCCGGCAAACATGCCCTGCAGGTCGAGTTCGGCAACGGCAAGCGCTACACCGTCCAGCTGGCAGAGCACATCCGCAGCTTCCCGGTACTCAAGCCGCTGGAAGACCTGGAGCTGTTCCGCCAGGCCCAGGTCGGCGAATGGGGCTTCGATGTGACCTGGGGCGACGACCTCGAACTGGCTGCCACCACCCTGCATCGCCTGGCACTGGAGCAGGCTGGCGAGGTGATGCCGACCCTGGCCTTCAAACAGTGGCTGGCCGCCAACAAGCTCTCCCTGACCACAGCGGCCATCGAGCTGGGCTTTAGCCGGCGCACCATCACCGCTTACAGCAGCGGCACGGCGTTGATCCCCAAGCATGTGGCACTGGCCTGCAAGGGCTGGGAGTACGAGCACAAATCCATGGCTGCCAAGGCAGAAGACAAGAAGGCGCGCCGCGCCTCCTGCTGA
- a CDS encoding ABC transporter substrate-binding protein, protein MQKKPFFRPARLAAGVLAGLLSGPLLAQAEGSISIAQQFGIAYLLLDVVRDQKLIEKHGKEQGIDIQVEWRSISGATAMNEALLAGALDVVSAGVPPMLTMWDRTRGRQNVKAIAALGSQPNYLLTSNPAVKSLEDLGEKDRIAVPAAGVGFQSRTLQIEAAKRFGKEQFQRFDGISVSLPHPDATAALTSGVSEISAHFSSAPFYYQALENPKVRKLISSYDILGGPATFNVLYTTEKFHKDNPKTYRAFYDALAEAERIVKADKRAAAQTYIRVENSKLAPALVEKIVEDQENDFTIVPQRTFIYAEKLHELGVLKNKAASWKDYFFEEAHGVEGS, encoded by the coding sequence ATGCAGAAAAAACCGTTTTTCCGTCCCGCCCGACTGGCTGCCGGCGTGCTCGCCGGGCTGCTGAGCGGCCCGCTGCTCGCCCAGGCCGAGGGCAGCATCAGCATCGCCCAGCAGTTCGGCATCGCCTACCTGCTGCTCGACGTGGTCCGCGACCAGAAGCTCATCGAGAAGCACGGCAAGGAGCAGGGCATCGACATCCAGGTGGAGTGGCGCAGCATCTCCGGCGCCACGGCGATGAACGAAGCGCTCCTGGCCGGCGCTCTCGACGTGGTGTCGGCCGGCGTGCCGCCGATGCTGACCATGTGGGACCGCACCCGCGGCCGGCAGAACGTCAAGGCCATCGCCGCGCTCGGCTCGCAGCCCAACTACCTGCTGACCAGTAACCCGGCGGTGAAGTCCCTGGAGGACCTGGGCGAGAAGGACCGCATCGCGGTGCCCGCCGCCGGGGTCGGCTTCCAGTCGCGCACCCTGCAGATCGAGGCGGCCAAGCGTTTCGGCAAGGAGCAGTTCCAGCGCTTCGACGGCATCAGCGTCAGCCTGCCGCATCCCGACGCCACCGCGGCCCTGACCTCCGGCGTCTCGGAGATCAGCGCGCATTTCTCCAGCGCGCCTTTCTATTACCAGGCCCTGGAGAACCCGAAGGTGCGCAAGCTGATCAGCTCCTACGACATCCTCGGCGGGCCGGCGACCTTCAACGTGCTCTACACCACCGAGAAGTTCCACAAGGACAATCCCAAGACCTACCGCGCCTTCTACGATGCCCTGGCCGAGGCCGAGCGCATCGTCAAGGCCGACAAGCGCGCCGCGGCGCAGACCTACATCCGCGTGGAGAACTCCAAGCTGGCGCCGGCGCTGGTGGAGAAGATCGTCGAGGACCAGGAAAACGACTTCACCATCGTCCCGCAGCGCACCTTTATCTATGCCGAGAAGCTCCACGAGCTGGGCGTGCTGAAGAACAAGGCGGCCTCCTGGAAGGACTACTTCTTCGAGGAGGCCCACGGCGTCGAGGGGAGCTGA
- a CDS encoding SDR family NAD(P)-dependent oxidoreductase yields MSNIVFITGATSGFGRAAARCFAAAGWSLILTGRRLERLQALQDELGGQVPVHVAALDVRDAEAVRQAVAALPEGFRQVRALINNAGLALAPQAAQQVELADWHTMIDTNVTGLVNVTHALLPTLIATGAGASIVNLGSVAGQWPYPGSHVYGATKAFVQQFSYNLRCDLLGTGVRVTDIAPGMAETEFTLVRTKGDQAASDRLYRGTTPLTAEDIAEQIFYVASLPVHININRLEVMPTRQAWLPFAVDRD; encoded by the coding sequence ATGAGCAACATCGTCTTCATTACCGGCGCCACCTCCGGTTTCGGCCGCGCCGCGGCGCGCTGCTTCGCCGCCGCTGGCTGGTCCCTGATCCTCACCGGCCGTCGTCTGGAGCGCCTGCAGGCGCTGCAGGACGAACTCGGCGGCCAGGTGCCGGTGCATGTCGCCGCGCTCGACGTGCGCGACGCCGAGGCCGTGCGCCAGGCGGTCGCGGCGCTGCCCGAGGGCTTCCGCCAGGTGCGGGCGCTGATCAACAACGCCGGCCTGGCCCTGGCCCCGCAGGCGGCGCAGCAGGTCGAGCTGGCCGACTGGCACACCATGATCGACACCAACGTCACCGGCCTGGTCAACGTCACCCACGCGCTGCTGCCGACCCTGATCGCCACCGGTGCGGGGGCGAGTATCGTCAACCTCGGCTCGGTCGCCGGCCAGTGGCCCTATCCGGGCAGCCACGTCTACGGCGCCACCAAGGCCTTCGTCCAGCAGTTTTCCTACAACCTGCGCTGCGACCTGCTCGGCACCGGCGTGCGGGTCACCGACATCGCGCCCGGCATGGCCGAGACCGAATTCACCCTGGTTCGCACCAAGGGCGACCAGGCCGCCTCCGACCGGCTCTACCGCGGCACCACGCCGCTGACGGCCGAGGACATCGCCGAGCAGATCTTCTACGTGGCGAGCCTGCCCGTGCACATCAACATCAACCGCCTGGAGGTCATGCCGACCCGCCAGGCCTGGCTGCCGTTCGCCGTGGATCGCGACTGA
- a CDS encoding ABC transporter permease: MSQIPPLRPEYEIALQPLTDLPLERELSLAQRLWQQGWLRKSLILAALALLWEVVARLQGNDLLLPSFLQVARALAEGLASGELLEKVAISLSVLVQGYLIGILLAFVLTTLAVSSQLGRDLLSTLTAMFNPLPAIALLPVALLWFGLGEGSLIFVLVHSVLWSLALNTYAGFLGVPETQRMVGRNYGLRGLRFVALILVPAALPSILSGLKIGWAFAWRTLVAAELVFGASSGKGGLGWYIFQNRNELYTDKVFAGLAVVILIGLLVESLVFALLERCTVKRWGMQR; this comes from the coding sequence ATGAGCCAGATCCCGCCGCTGCGACCGGAATACGAAATCGCCCTGCAACCTTTGACCGATCTGCCGCTCGAGCGCGAGCTGTCGCTGGCGCAGCGCCTGTGGCAGCAGGGCTGGCTGCGCAAGTCGCTGATCCTCGCTGCGCTGGCACTGCTCTGGGAGGTGGTCGCCCGCCTGCAGGGCAACGATCTGCTGCTGCCGAGCTTCCTGCAGGTCGCCCGCGCCCTGGCCGAGGGCCTGGCCAGCGGCGAACTGCTGGAGAAGGTGGCGATCTCCCTGTCGGTGCTGGTGCAGGGCTACCTGATCGGCATCCTGCTGGCCTTCGTCCTGACCACCCTGGCGGTCTCCAGCCAGCTCGGCCGCGACCTGCTGTCGACCCTGACCGCGATGTTCAATCCGCTGCCGGCCATCGCCCTGCTGCCGGTGGCGCTGCTCTGGTTCGGCCTGGGCGAGGGCAGCCTGATCTTCGTGCTGGTGCATTCGGTGCTCTGGTCGCTGGCGCTGAACACCTACGCCGGCTTTCTCGGCGTTCCGGAAACCCAGCGCATGGTCGGCCGTAACTACGGCCTGCGCGGGCTGCGCTTCGTCGCCCTGATCCTGGTGCCCGCCGCGCTGCCGTCGATCCTCTCCGGCCTGAAGATCGGCTGGGCCTTCGCCTGGCGCACCCTGGTCGCCGCCGAGCTGGTGTTCGGCGCCTCGTCCGGCAAGGGCGGGCTCGGCTGGTACATCTTCCAGAACCGCAACGAGCTGTACACCGACAAGGTGTTCGCCGGCCTCGCGGTGGTGATCCTCATCGGCCTGCTGGTGGAGAGCCTGGTCTTCGCCCTGCTGGAGCGCTGCACAGTGAAGCGCTGGGGCATGCAGCGCTGA
- a CDS encoding ABC transporter ATP-binding protein, whose amino-acid sequence MNAFLQNSAPAVATAFQPLLQVEGVSLEYRTADRVVRATHEVSFEVDPGDRFVLLGPSGCGKSTLLKAVAGFIRPRDGAIRLDGREVREPGPDRIAVFQEFDQLPPWKTVRQNVMFPLLATRTLSRREAEARALHYLDKVGLARFADAYPHTLSGGMKARVAIARALAMQPKILLMDEPFAALDALTRRRMQEELLELWQEVKFTLLFVTHSIEEALVVGNRILLLSPHPGRVRAEVASHAFDLHSSGSADFQHAARRIHRLLFEEGESPAAVHAA is encoded by the coding sequence ATGAACGCCTTTCTCCAGAATTCCGCCCCTGCCGTGGCGACGGCCTTCCAGCCGCTGCTGCAGGTCGAGGGCGTCAGCCTCGAATACCGCACTGCCGATCGGGTGGTGCGCGCCACCCACGAGGTCAGCTTCGAGGTCGATCCGGGCGACCGTTTCGTCCTGCTCGGGCCTTCCGGCTGCGGCAAGTCGACCCTGCTCAAGGCGGTGGCCGGCTTCATCCGCCCGCGCGACGGCGCGATCCGCCTGGACGGCCGCGAGGTCCGCGAGCCGGGGCCCGACCGCATCGCCGTGTTCCAGGAGTTCGACCAGCTGCCGCCGTGGAAGACGGTCAGGCAGAACGTGATGTTCCCGTTGCTGGCCACGCGCACCCTGAGTCGCCGCGAGGCCGAGGCGCGCGCCCTGCATTACCTGGACAAGGTCGGCCTGGCCAGGTTTGCCGACGCCTACCCGCACACCCTCTCCGGCGGCATGAAGGCGCGCGTGGCCATCGCCCGTGCCCTGGCCATGCAGCCGAAGATCCTGCTGATGGACGAGCCCTTCGCCGCGCTGGATGCGCTGACCCGGCGGCGGATGCAGGAGGAACTGCTCGAACTCTGGCAGGAGGTGAAGTTCACCCTGCTGTTCGTCACCCATTCGATCGAGGAGGCGCTGGTCGTCGGCAACCGCATCCTGCTGCTCTCGCCGCATCCGGGACGGGTCCGCGCCGAAGTCGCCAGCCACGCCTTCGATCTGCACAGCAGCGGTAGCGCCGACTTCCAGCACGCCGCTCGGCGCATCCACCGGCTGCTGTTCGAGGAGGGGGAGAGCCCCGCCGCCGTGCATGCCGCCTAG
- a CDS encoding ABC transporter substrate-binding protein: MFPGIRFPAIRRLAGGIALGLGLAGSLLTPAAAHAEGRIRIAEQFGIVYLLLNVVRDQQLIEKHGKEQGLDIKVDWSQLSGGSAVNDALLAGTIDIAGAGIGPLLTVWDRTHGRQNVKGVASLGNFPYYLLSNNPKVKTIADFAEKDRIAVPAVGVSIQSRFLQYAAARQWGDKAYDRLDKYTVALPHPEATAALTSGATELTGHFSNPPFQNQALENPNVHVVLDTYELLGPNSPTVLYTTEKFRQENPKTYRAFVDALAEAADFAQKDKAAAAETYIRVTKAKIDKDALLKIIDNEKFEFSVTPKNTYPLAEFLHRVGALKNKPASWQDYFFPDPRLAQGS; the protein is encoded by the coding sequence ATGTTTCCAGGCATACGCTTTCCCGCGATTCGCCGCCTTGCCGGCGGCATCGCCCTGGGCCTCGGCCTCGCCGGCAGCCTGCTGACCCCGGCGGCGGCCCATGCCGAAGGCCGGATCCGCATCGCCGAGCAGTTCGGCATCGTCTATCTGCTGCTCAACGTGGTGCGCGACCAGCAACTGATCGAGAAGCACGGCAAGGAGCAGGGCCTCGACATCAAGGTCGACTGGAGCCAGCTGTCCGGCGGCTCGGCGGTCAACGACGCGCTGCTGGCCGGCACCATCGACATCGCCGGCGCCGGCATCGGCCCGCTGCTGACCGTCTGGGACCGCACCCACGGCAGGCAGAACGTCAAGGGCGTGGCCTCGCTGGGCAACTTCCCGTACTACCTGTTGAGCAACAACCCCAAGGTCAAGACCATCGCCGACTTCGCCGAGAAGGACCGCATCGCCGTGCCGGCGGTGGGCGTCTCCATCCAGTCGCGCTTCCTGCAGTACGCCGCCGCCAGGCAGTGGGGCGACAAGGCCTACGACCGGCTGGACAAGTACACGGTCGCGCTGCCGCACCCGGAGGCCACCGCGGCCCTGACCAGCGGCGCCACCGAGCTGACTGGCCACTTCTCCAACCCGCCGTTCCAGAACCAGGCGCTGGAAAACCCGAATGTGCACGTGGTGCTCGATACCTACGAGCTGCTCGGGCCGAACTCGCCGACCGTGCTGTACACCACCGAGAAATTCCGCCAGGAAAACCCGAAGACCTACCGGGCCTTCGTCGACGCGCTGGCCGAGGCGGCCGATTTCGCCCAGAAGGACAAGGCCGCCGCGGCGGAAACCTATATCCGCGTGACCAAGGCGAAGATCGACAAGGACGCGCTGCTGAAGATCATCGACAACGAGAAGTTCGAGTTCAGCGTGACGCCGAAGAACACCTATCCGCTGGCCGAGTTCCTCCACCGGGTCGGCGCGCTGAAGAACAAGCCGGCGTCCTGGCAGGACTACTTCTTCCCCGATCCCAGGCTGGCCCAGGGGAGCTGA